Genomic window (Polyangia bacterium):
CGACTGATAACCGCGCCAGGCCCACAGCACGGCTTCGGGCAGCGTGGCTTGCACCATGCCGCCGTCGACGTGGCCGGCCCCTTGGCCGACGTCCAGGTGGTAGTGGTATCCCTTGGCGGCCAGCTTTCCGCCGGTGCGGGTGCCCGCGTAGTAGAAATCGTAGTGTGGGTACTTGGTGTTGGGGACCAGGGCCGTGCCAGCGCCATCGTCGTTGGTGCCACACTCCAGCCAGGCCCGAACCGGCAGATTGGGCGACGTCTTGGCGATGATCCCGCCGTCGTCCATGTTGTCATCTTCGTGAAAGTTCCAACCGCCCAGCGGGTGGTCCGGGTTGATCGGGAATTCCTGGGCCACCAACGACGGCGAATAGCCGATCACGCGGCGGAAGAGATCGGGGTGGTACCAGGCCATGATGAAGGACGCCACGCCGCCCGAGCTGCCGCCCAGCGAGCCACGCCCCTCGGGATCCTTGGTGAACGTCACCGCCTTGGCCGGAAGCTGCTTCAGGGTCTCTTGTTCGACCTGCGGTAGAAGTTCCTGATCAACCCATTCGGCGTAAACGCCCGAGAGCGTGTCGTACTCTTTGCCGCGTTCGCTGCCCTGGGCGTCGCCGCCGCCGTTGTTCGCGTACACGGCGACGATGGGCGGAAGCTTGTTGGCGCCGATCAGGTTGTCCAGCGTGTTGGACAGTAGATCGACGAAACCATAAAAGTTGTTACCGTCCTGAACGACAATCACCGGCGCCGGCATCCCCTTCACGTACTGAGACGGGACGTAAACATTGATCTCGCGGTCGACGGCGCCGGGGTAACGCTGGCTGGTGCCATGGGCCATGGTGAACTTGATCTTGCTCCCATGCGGGACACCGCTTTGGCTTTTGGTTTCCGGGGCCACTTTGAACGGCTGGGGGACCGTTCGCATGCCATCGCCGTCGCTGCCCGGATCCGGGGTGCCGGTGTCGGCCCCACCTTCTTGACCGCTGACGTCGATCGATGCGCCGTCCGTGCTAGCGGTGCCGCTGCCGCCGCTGCCAGTCGCGGCGTCGCTCCCTTCCGAAATCTTGCCGCCCGAACCCGAGCCACTGCCACCGCTGCCGCCCCCGGTTCCCGGAGACGTCCCAGGCGAGCCGCCCGATCCGGACGCGCCACCTGAACCGCCCGACCCTGTGGC
Coding sequences:
- a CDS encoding alpha/beta hydrolase-fold protein, whose protein sequence is MLKTYLVATVLAGVCAGLSLTACTSKKSGDATGSGGSGGASGSGGSPGTSPGTGGGSGGSGSGSGGKISEGSDAATGSGGSGTASTDGASIDVSGQEGGADTGTPDPGSDGDGMRTVPQPFKVAPETKSQSGVPHGSKIKFTMAHGTSQRYPGAVDREINVYVPSQYVKGMPAPVIVVQDGNNFYGFVDLLSNTLDNLIGANKLPPIVAVYANNGGGDAQGSERGKEYDTLSGVYAEWVDQELLPQVEQETLKQLPAKAVTFTKDPEGRGSLGGSSGGVASFIMAWYHPDLFRRVIGYSPSLVAQEFPINPDHPLGGWNFHEDDNMDDGGIIAKTSPNLPVRAWLECGTNDDGAGTALVPNTKYPHYDFYYAGTRTGGKLAAKGYHYHLDVGQGAGHVDGGMVQATLPEAVLWAWRGYQSAQ